One Mycolicibacterium crocinum DNA window includes the following coding sequences:
- a CDS encoding lysophospholipid acyltransferase family protein gives MSGDDAGQDETTKWDPSFTASVIGAVSPVLKRWFRPEVRGLDNIPAAGGALVVSNHSGGMLTPDVMIFAPEFYRRFGYDRPLYTLAHYGVFIGPLDGWLRRVGVIEASRDNAATALNSGAVVLVFPGGDYDSYRPTFAQSEIDFNGRTGYVRTALETGVPLVPTVSIGAQETQLFLTRGNWLAKRLGLTKARMDILPISFGVPFGLSVLMPPNLPLPSKIVTEVLEPIDIVERFGPDPDIAEVDAHVRAVMSEALKRLSRQRRLPILG, from the coding sequence ATGAGCGGCGACGACGCCGGCCAAGACGAGACCACGAAGTGGGATCCGTCGTTCACCGCGAGCGTGATCGGCGCCGTCTCGCCGGTTCTGAAACGATGGTTCCGCCCCGAGGTCCGGGGGCTGGACAACATCCCCGCCGCCGGCGGCGCGCTGGTGGTGTCAAACCATTCCGGCGGCATGCTCACTCCGGACGTGATGATCTTCGCCCCGGAGTTCTACCGCCGCTTCGGCTACGACCGGCCGCTCTACACGTTGGCCCACTACGGCGTCTTCATCGGGCCTCTCGACGGCTGGCTGCGCCGTGTCGGCGTCATCGAGGCCAGCCGCGACAACGCCGCCACGGCCCTGAATTCCGGAGCGGTGGTGCTGGTGTTCCCCGGCGGCGATTACGACTCGTACCGGCCGACGTTCGCCCAGAGCGAGATCGACTTCAACGGCCGGACCGGCTACGTCCGCACCGCGCTGGAGACCGGGGTGCCGCTGGTGCCCACCGTGTCGATCGGGGCCCAGGAAACGCAGTTGTTCCTGACCCGCGGCAACTGGCTGGCCAAGCGACTGGGCCTGACCAAAGCCAGGATGGACATCCTGCCGATCAGCTTCGGGGTGCCGTTCGGGCTCAGCGTGCTGATGCCTCCCAATCTGCCGCTGCCGTCGAAGATCGTCACCGAAGTCCTCGAGCCGATCGACATCGTCGAACGTTTCGGACCCGACCCCGATATCGCCGAAGTCGACGCGCACGTGCGGGCGGTGATGAGCGAGGCGTTGAAGCGGCTGAGCCGCCAGCGCCGGCTGCCCATCCTCGGCTGA
- a CDS encoding TetR/AcrR family transcriptional regulator: MSSVKDVRTDRSTITRDALLVAAERLFAENGLHAVSNRQISDAAGQGNNAAACYHFGSRADLLRAIEVRHHVAIDAIRRRKLADLPPNPQLRDWIGVLVYPLTEHLHTLGATSTYARFAAQVMADPACRESVGSDAMTSDRMLKTVRGINRCLPSRPKRVRVIRWTMARNLLMHTCAEIEGEQVNGGSSASSSWLVVGEELVDALVGLWSAPDEAPRAAQVRASSARSGSTATLAGS, translated from the coding sequence GTGAGCTCTGTCAAGGACGTGCGCACCGATCGATCGACCATCACTCGTGACGCGCTGTTGGTGGCCGCCGAGCGGCTTTTCGCCGAGAACGGTTTGCACGCGGTGTCGAACCGGCAGATCAGCGATGCGGCCGGGCAAGGAAATAATGCGGCTGCGTGCTACCACTTCGGTTCTCGAGCCGATCTGCTGCGTGCGATCGAGGTCCGCCACCATGTCGCGATCGATGCGATCCGCAGGCGCAAGCTGGCCGATCTGCCACCGAACCCGCAGCTGCGGGATTGGATTGGCGTGCTTGTGTATCCGTTGACCGAGCATCTGCACACGCTGGGTGCGACGTCGACCTACGCACGTTTCGCGGCCCAGGTAATGGCCGACCCTGCCTGCCGGGAGTCCGTGGGATCAGATGCGATGACGTCGGATCGCATGCTCAAAACGGTACGGGGGATCAATCGATGCCTGCCCTCCCGCCCGAAGCGCGTTCGGGTCATCCGCTGGACGATGGCGCGAAACCTGTTGATGCATACCTGCGCCGAGATCGAGGGTGAGCAGGTGAACGGCGGATCGTCGGCTAGCTCGAGCTGGTTGGTGGTCGGCGAGGAGTTGGTCGACGCGCTCGTCGGCCTGTGGTCCGCGCCTGACGAGGCTCCGCGCGCCGCTCAGGTCAGGGCTTCTTCCGCCCGGAGTGGCTCAACCGCCACTCTGGCGGGAAGTTGA
- a CDS encoding enoyl-CoA hydratase/isomerase family protein, whose protein sequence is MDHDYEQMRREAEPFIKFEKDLANRIAYITFDRPAELNSTTMGMRQNFADMIHKCNVDDDVKVVVIRGEGNDFGSGGDLPEQREMLENPGTPLLHELSINDENVKYPPGDSYRYLYTLTDHYAKARAGNRPLQECKKVTIVEAKGYCYGWHFYQAGDADLVVSSDDALFGHPAFRYVGWGPRLWWWAETMGLRKFSEMLFTGRPFTADEMYDCGFINSVVPREQLEAETLKYAMACSKSRPTDTVVVQKTFLELYKQHKGEYFGSLLTGVVEGMLPMMTNDRDNYPDLTEGTFDKGLNNVVKDNDLNFPPEWRLSHSGRKKP, encoded by the coding sequence ATGGATCACGACTACGAACAGATGAGACGTGAGGCGGAGCCGTTCATCAAATTCGAGAAAGATCTCGCTAATCGGATTGCTTACATCACCTTTGACCGGCCCGCTGAGCTCAACTCGACCACGATGGGGATGCGGCAGAACTTCGCCGACATGATCCATAAGTGCAACGTCGACGACGACGTAAAGGTGGTGGTGATCCGCGGCGAGGGCAACGACTTCGGTAGCGGGGGCGACCTGCCGGAACAGCGCGAGATGTTGGAGAACCCGGGAACGCCGCTGCTGCACGAACTTTCGATCAACGACGAGAATGTGAAGTACCCACCGGGTGATTCCTACCGCTACTTGTATACCCTCACCGATCACTACGCGAAAGCGCGCGCCGGAAACCGGCCCCTGCAGGAGTGCAAGAAGGTCACCATCGTGGAGGCCAAGGGCTATTGCTATGGCTGGCACTTCTACCAAGCCGGCGACGCCGATCTCGTGGTGTCCTCCGACGATGCATTGTTCGGCCATCCTGCCTTCCGCTACGTAGGCTGGGGTCCCCGCCTGTGGTGGTGGGCCGAGACCATGGGCCTGCGGAAATTCTCCGAAATGTTGTTCACCGGAAGGCCGTTCACGGCCGACGAGATGTACGACTGCGGCTTCATCAACAGTGTCGTACCCCGTGAACAGCTCGAGGCGGAGACACTCAAGTACGCGATGGCGTGCTCGAAGTCGCGGCCCACCGATACCGTCGTCGTACAGAAGACGTTCCTCGAGCTCTACAAGCAGCACAAGGGCGAGTACTTCGGCAGCCTGCTGACCGGTGTGGTCGAAGGCATGCTGCCGATGATGACCAACGACCGCGACAACTACCCGGATCTGACCGAGGGCACGTTCGACAAGGGTCTCAACAACGTCGTCAAGGACAACGACCTCAACTTCCCGCCAGAGTGGCGGTTGAGCCACTCCGGGCGGAAGAAGCCCTGA
- a CDS encoding molybdopterin-dependent oxidoreductase, with protein sequence MSADWQPTACILCECNCGIVVQTEGRTLARIRGDKDNPASQGYTCNKALRLDHYQNNRARLTSPMRRRPDGSYEEIDWDTAISEIAEGFRRIADTYGGEKIFYYGGGGQGNHLGGAYSSAFLKLLGSRYRSNALAQEKTGEAWVDFQLYGGHTRGEFEHAEVSVFVGKNPWMSQSFPRARTVLNDIAKDPARSMVVIDPVLTDTAKMADFHLRVRPGTDAWCLAALAAVLVQENLCNEAFLAEHVHGADEVRAVLATVPVAEYAERSGVDEELLRAAARRIAGADSVAVFEDLGVQQAPNSTLCSYLNKLLWILTGSFAKPGGQHLHSTFAPLFSLSGVGRSPVTGAPIIAGLVPSNVVPQEILTDHPDRFRAMIVESANPAHSIADSENCRAAFESLELLVVVDVAMTETARLAHYVLPAANQFEKPEATFFNFEFPRNEFHLRHPLFAPTPGTLPEPEIWARLVRALGVISDDDLRPLREAAKQGRDAYTQAFFTELAANPALGKVLPFVLYETLGPTLPDGLAGAAALWGLAQKAAVTYPDAVRRAGHADGNALFDAILAAKSGVTFSIHEYADDWALISHTDRKIALVIPEMLDDIRALADQRPELTNPEFPIVLSAGERRAFTANDILRDPSWRKRDADGALRVSVEDAEALGLVDGGRARITTAAGSAEATVEISETMLPGHAALPNGFGLDYVDADGQTRVPGVAPNALTSTDWRDPYAGTPWHKHVPARIEAVAAGLVATG encoded by the coding sequence ATGTCCGCTGACTGGCAACCCACCGCCTGCATCCTCTGCGAGTGCAACTGCGGCATCGTCGTGCAGACCGAGGGTCGCACCCTGGCCCGCATCCGCGGCGATAAGGACAATCCCGCCTCGCAGGGCTACACGTGCAATAAGGCGCTGCGGCTGGACCACTACCAGAACAACCGGGCGCGCCTGACGTCCCCGATGCGCCGCCGGCCCGACGGCAGCTACGAGGAGATCGATTGGGACACCGCGATCTCCGAAATCGCCGAGGGCTTCCGGCGAATCGCCGACACCTACGGTGGCGAGAAGATCTTCTACTACGGCGGCGGCGGGCAGGGCAATCACCTCGGCGGCGCCTACAGCAGCGCCTTCCTCAAGCTGCTCGGCTCGCGGTACCGGTCAAATGCGCTGGCGCAGGAGAAGACCGGCGAGGCATGGGTCGACTTCCAGCTCTACGGCGGCCACACCCGTGGCGAGTTCGAGCATGCCGAGGTCTCGGTGTTCGTCGGGAAGAACCCGTGGATGTCGCAGAGCTTCCCGCGGGCGCGAACGGTGCTCAACGACATCGCCAAGGACCCGGCCCGCTCGATGGTCGTCATCGACCCGGTGCTCACCGACACCGCCAAGATGGCGGACTTCCATCTGCGGGTGCGACCCGGCACCGACGCCTGGTGCCTGGCCGCTCTGGCCGCGGTGCTGGTGCAGGAAAACCTGTGCAACGAAGCCTTTTTGGCTGAGCATGTGCACGGCGCCGACGAAGTCCGCGCGGTCTTGGCGACGGTCCCGGTCGCGGAGTACGCCGAACGCAGCGGAGTCGACGAGGAGTTGCTGCGGGCGGCCGCCCGCCGCATCGCCGGAGCCGACTCCGTCGCGGTGTTCGAAGACCTTGGCGTCCAGCAGGCCCCCAACAGCACCCTGTGCTCGTACCTCAACAAGTTGCTGTGGATCCTGACTGGCAGCTTCGCCAAACCCGGTGGGCAACATCTGCATTCGACGTTCGCACCACTGTTCAGCCTCAGTGGCGTCGGCCGCTCACCGGTGACGGGTGCGCCGATCATCGCCGGGCTGGTGCCGTCCAACGTGGTGCCGCAAGAGATCCTGACCGATCACCCCGACCGGTTCCGGGCCATGATCGTCGAGAGCGCCAACCCCGCCCACTCCATCGCCGACTCGGAGAATTGCCGCGCCGCGTTCGAGTCCCTCGAGCTGCTGGTGGTGGTCGACGTCGCGATGACGGAAACGGCGCGGCTCGCCCACTACGTGCTGCCCGCGGCCAACCAGTTCGAGAAGCCGGAAGCCACCTTCTTCAATTTTGAATTCCCGCGCAACGAATTCCATCTGCGCCACCCGCTTTTCGCGCCGACACCCGGCACGCTGCCGGAGCCCGAGATCTGGGCCCGGCTGGTGCGTGCACTTGGGGTGATCAGTGACGACGACCTGCGTCCGCTGCGCGAGGCCGCCAAGCAGGGTCGCGACGCCTACACCCAGGCCTTCTTCACCGAGCTCGCCGCGAATCCCGCACTGGGCAAGGTGTTGCCGTTCGTGCTTTACGAAACGCTGGGCCCGACGCTGCCCGACGGGCTGGCCGGGGCTGCTGCTCTGTGGGGGTTGGCCCAGAAGGCCGCCGTCACCTATCCCGATGCGGTGCGCCGGGCCGGGCACGCCGACGGCAACGCGCTGTTCGACGCGATCCTGGCCGCCAAGTCGGGGGTTACGTTCAGCATCCACGAGTACGCCGACGACTGGGCGCTGATCAGCCACACCGACCGCAAGATCGCGCTGGTGATCCCGGAGATGCTCGACGACATTCGCGCACTGGCCGATCAACGGCCGGAGCTGACCAACCCGGAGTTCCCGATCGTGCTGTCCGCCGGCGAACGCCGCGCGTTCACCGCCAACGACATCCTGCGGGATCCGTCGTGGCGCAAGCGCGACGCCGACGGTGCCCTGCGGGTCAGTGTCGAAGACGCCGAAGCGCTCGGCCTGGTCGACGGCGGCCGCGCCCGCATCACGACCGCCGCCGGCAGCGCGGAGGCCACCGTCGAGATCAGCGAAACCATGCTGCCCGGGCATGCCGCCCTGCCCAACGGATTCGGTCTCGACTACGTCGACGCCGACGGACAGACCCGGGTGCCCGGTGTGGCGCCGAATGCACTGACCTCCACCGATTGGCGTGACCCCTACGCCGGCACACCGTGGCACAAGCACGTCCCGGCCCGCATCGAAGCGGTGGCGGCGGGCCTCGTCGCGACCGGGTGA
- a CDS encoding TetR/AcrR family transcriptional regulator, translating to MTSPRERMVASAALLIRERGAQSTAIADVLAHSGAPRGSAYHYFPGGRTQLLSEAVDYVADYVASKLAKAPSSLEMLDGLTRFYRKNLIETEYRAGCPVLAVAVESGEPGSANPVIDRAAEAFTRWNDLIAQRLIADGITKDRAEDIAVTTTAALEGAIVLARAARDTEPLDIVHRQLRDLLEAELPT from the coding sequence ATGACGAGCCCCCGCGAACGGATGGTTGCCTCTGCCGCCCTGCTGATCCGCGAGCGCGGAGCGCAGTCGACGGCGATCGCCGACGTCCTGGCGCACAGCGGCGCACCGCGCGGATCTGCCTACCACTACTTCCCCGGCGGACGCACCCAATTACTCAGCGAGGCAGTGGATTACGTTGCCGATTACGTCGCCTCCAAATTGGCGAAAGCGCCCAGCAGTCTGGAGATGCTCGACGGGCTGACCCGCTTCTATCGCAAGAACCTGATCGAGACCGAGTACCGCGCCGGCTGCCCGGTGCTCGCGGTTGCCGTCGAATCCGGAGAGCCCGGCAGCGCCAATCCGGTCATCGACCGGGCTGCCGAGGCGTTCACCCGCTGGAACGATCTGATCGCCCAGCGCCTGATCGCCGACGGCATCACGAAGGACCGCGCCGAGGACATCGCGGTGACGACGACCGCCGCGCTGGAAGGCGCCATCGTGCTCGCCCGCGCCGCGCGCGATACCGAACCACTCGACATCGTCCACCGGCAACTGCGCGACCTGCTCGAAGCCGAACTGCCCACCTAG
- a CDS encoding thioesterase family protein, translating to MSYFSRVSDHSYRASEHAGGAWNLDEQHIAPSFGLLAHAIETDRDARGNGHLMTARLSYDILGTVPVDVVVDIDVRVLRPGRTIELVEAALTYQGRGVVLARAWLMKQYDTAALRGSGLRPIPPPQDMPEWNPSGVWPGGFIASAEVRRAEDEPGRAAYWVRTPVPLLDDEPVSSVARVAGLLDIANGMTVRVDPREVAFPNLDLTAHFFATPVREWVGFDTAVSIGPSGIGLTHSIIHDETGPIGAVSQSLTVRPGTGIG from the coding sequence ATGTCGTATTTCAGCCGGGTGTCCGATCATTCGTATCGGGCCAGCGAGCACGCCGGTGGCGCGTGGAACCTCGACGAGCAGCACATCGCGCCGTCATTCGGCCTGCTCGCGCATGCCATCGAGACAGACCGGGACGCTCGCGGCAACGGGCACCTGATGACGGCGCGGCTCAGTTACGACATCCTCGGCACGGTGCCGGTCGACGTCGTCGTCGACATCGACGTGCGGGTGCTGCGACCCGGCCGCACGATCGAACTCGTCGAAGCCGCCCTCACCTACCAGGGCAGGGGAGTGGTTCTGGCGCGGGCCTGGTTGATGAAGCAGTACGACACCGCGGCATTGCGCGGCAGCGGCTTGCGCCCGATCCCGCCGCCTCAGGACATGCCGGAGTGGAACCCGAGTGGGGTGTGGCCGGGCGGCTTCATCGCGTCGGCCGAGGTGCGGCGCGCCGAAGACGAACCGGGCCGGGCGGCGTACTGGGTGCGGACTCCGGTGCCGCTACTCGACGACGAGCCGGTGAGCTCGGTGGCCCGCGTCGCCGGGCTGCTGGACATCGCCAACGGGATGACGGTTCGGGTCGATCCACGCGAGGTGGCGTTCCCGAACCTGGATCTCACCGCGCACTTCTTCGCGACACCGGTCCGCGAGTGGGTGGGCTTCGACACCGCGGTGTCGATCGGGCCGAGCGGAATCGGCTTGACCCACAGCATCATTCACGACGAGACCGGCCCGATCGGCGCCGTCTCGCAGAGTCTGACGGTGCGGCCCGGCACCGGCATCGGGTGA
- a CDS encoding PaaI family thioesterase, whose product MTAPRSLRELFDQLGLQVVESTDDTVVMEMPVDERTTNTAGGLQGGLIATMADVAAGQLASRATPFGFGIATTDLFVRYLRPIKVGPARAVAKILRTGKRSVVVQVDIHRGEDNELAATSTINFAAV is encoded by the coding sequence ATGACCGCACCGCGCTCGCTTCGGGAGTTGTTCGACCAGCTCGGCCTGCAGGTCGTCGAGTCGACGGACGACACCGTCGTCATGGAGATGCCGGTGGACGAACGCACCACGAACACCGCGGGCGGGCTGCAGGGCGGCCTGATCGCCACCATGGCCGACGTGGCGGCGGGGCAGCTGGCATCTCGTGCGACCCCGTTCGGCTTCGGGATCGCGACCACCGATCTGTTCGTCCGCTACCTGCGGCCGATCAAAGTCGGCCCGGCCCGCGCGGTGGCCAAGATCCTGCGCACCGGCAAACGCTCGGTGGTGGTGCAGGTGGACATCCATCGCGGCGAGGATAACGAACTCGCGGCGACCAGCACGATCAACTTCGCGGCGGTCTGA
- a CDS encoding elongation factor G-like protein EF-G2: MADKTNTSQAARSAPAADSPAAVRNVVLVGPSGAGKTTLVEALLVASGVLSRAGSVVDGSTVCDFDDAAIRQQRSVGLALAPIPHEGIKVNLIDTPGYADFVGELRAGLRAAECALFVIAANEGVDEATKALWHECDDVGMPRAVVITKLDHARANYDTALRAAQDAFGEKVLPLYLPIEKGLVGLLSRSQYDYRDGTRSVHPPDDAHTDRIAEHRGTLIEGIIEESEDESLMERYLGGEVIDEAVLIDDLEKAVARGSFFPVIPVCSGTGVGTVELLDVATRGFPSPLEHVLPEVYNPHGVARPGLSCDPDGPLLAEVVKTTSDPYVGRVSLVRVFSGTIRPDTTVHVSGHFSAFFEANTHADHDEDERIGTLSFPLGKQQRPATQVVAGDICAIGRLTRAETGDTLSDKADPLLLKPWTMPEPLLPVAIAARAKTDEDKLSVGLQRLAAEDPTLRIEQNAETHQIVLWCMGEAHSSVVLEALANRYGVNVDTIEVRIPLRETFGGSAKGHGRHVKQSGGHGQFAVCDIEVEPLPGGSGFEFVDKVVGGAVPRQFIPSVEKGVRAQMERGVHAGYPVVDIRVTLVDGKAHSVDSSDMAFQMAGGLALREAAAQTRIDLLEPVDEVTINVPDDLVGAVMGDLSGRRGRVLGTEQASENHTLIRAEVPQVELTRYAIDMRSLTHGAASFTRSFARYEPMPETAAAKVQT, encoded by the coding sequence ATGGCCGACAAGACGAACACTTCCCAGGCCGCCCGATCGGCTCCCGCCGCCGACAGTCCGGCCGCAGTCCGCAATGTCGTGCTCGTCGGTCCGTCCGGTGCGGGCAAGACGACGCTCGTCGAAGCGCTCCTGGTCGCCTCCGGAGTGCTGTCGCGAGCGGGGTCCGTGGTCGACGGCAGCACGGTGTGCGATTTCGACGACGCGGCGATCCGCCAACAACGATCCGTCGGGCTCGCACTGGCACCCATTCCGCACGAGGGCATCAAGGTCAACCTGATCGACACCCCCGGCTACGCCGACTTCGTCGGCGAACTGCGAGCCGGCCTGCGCGCCGCCGAATGCGCGTTGTTCGTGATCGCCGCGAACGAAGGCGTCGACGAAGCGACCAAGGCGTTGTGGCACGAATGCGACGACGTCGGCATGCCCCGGGCCGTGGTGATCACCAAGCTCGACCATGCCCGCGCCAACTACGACACCGCCCTGCGTGCCGCGCAGGACGCCTTCGGTGAGAAGGTGCTGCCGCTGTACCTGCCGATCGAGAAGGGGTTGGTCGGGCTGCTGTCGCGCAGCCAGTACGACTACCGCGACGGCACACGCAGCGTCCACCCGCCGGACGACGCCCACACCGACCGGATCGCCGAGCATCGCGGCACGCTGATCGAGGGCATCATCGAGGAATCCGAGGACGAATCGCTGATGGAGCGCTATCTCGGCGGTGAGGTGATCGACGAGGCCGTGCTGATCGACGACTTGGAGAAGGCAGTCGCACGCGGGTCGTTCTTCCCGGTCATCCCGGTGTGCAGCGGCACCGGGGTAGGCACCGTCGAGCTGCTGGACGTCGCGACCCGGGGCTTCCCGTCGCCACTCGAACACGTGCTGCCCGAGGTCTACAACCCGCACGGGGTGGCCCGTCCGGGGCTGTCCTGCGATCCGGACGGGCCGCTGCTGGCCGAGGTGGTCAAGACGACGTCGGACCCCTACGTCGGCAGGGTCAGCCTGGTCCGGGTGTTCTCCGGCACCATCAGGCCCGACACGACAGTGCATGTGTCGGGCCATTTTTCGGCCTTCTTCGAGGCGAACACCCACGCCGACCACGACGAGGACGAACGCATCGGGACACTGTCCTTCCCGCTGGGCAAGCAGCAGCGCCCGGCCACCCAGGTGGTCGCCGGTGACATCTGCGCGATCGGCAGGCTCACCCGCGCCGAGACCGGAGACACGTTGTCGGACAAGGCCGATCCGCTGTTGCTCAAACCCTGGACGATGCCGGAGCCACTGCTGCCGGTGGCGATTGCGGCGCGCGCCAAGACCGACGAAGACAAGCTCTCGGTCGGCTTGCAGCGACTGGCGGCCGAGGACCCGACGCTGCGCATCGAACAGAACGCGGAAACCCACCAAATCGTGTTGTGGTGCATGGGCGAGGCGCATTCCAGTGTGGTGCTCGAGGCGCTGGCGAACCGCTACGGCGTCAACGTCGACACCATCGAGGTGCGAATCCCGTTGCGCGAGACCTTCGGCGGTTCGGCCAAGGGACACGGTCGCCACGTCAAACAATCCGGCGGCCACGGCCAGTTCGCGGTGTGCGACATCGAAGTCGAGCCGCTGCCCGGCGGCTCCGGTTTCGAGTTCGTCGACAAGGTCGTCGGCGGCGCGGTGCCCCGGCAGTTCATCCCGAGTGTCGAGAAAGGGGTACGCGCCCAGATGGAGCGCGGCGTGCACGCCGGCTATCCCGTCGTCGACATTCGGGTCACGCTCGTCGACGGCAAGGCGCACAGCGTCGATTCCTCCGATATGGCGTTCCAGATGGCCGGCGGCCTGGCGTTGCGGGAAGCCGCCGCCCAGACTCGGATCGACCTGCTCGAACCGGTCGACGAGGTCACCATCAACGTGCCCGACGACCTCGTCGGCGCGGTCATGGGCGATCTGTCCGGCCGGCGCGGTCGCGTGCTGGGCACCGAGCAGGCCAGCGAGAACCACACCTTGATCCGGGCCGAGGTGCCCCAGGTCGAGCTGACCCGGTACGCCATCGACATGCGCAGCCTCACCCACGGCGCGGCATCGTTCACCCGGTCCTTCGCCCGCTACGAGCCGATGCCGGAAACCGCCGCCGCGAAGGTCCAGACCTAA
- a CDS encoding adenylate/guanylate cyclase domain-containing protein — protein sequence MTASRLKVRYALALVLAQILAAVELTFLVMPLRHELVPQAETVFGTDTLVASIALSVVGFAASIGYAILVVDRRLRWFTTGQPPTARDRRFVEGLLRNQSALLTVIWLISGTVLFAINRDGGVVAAWLIGMAVLFGLTTSTGAALLLIQRPMRPITAAIMGSAPGRDTAPGVLPRLLLMWLMTSALPSIGIAVVVLMRSTGWIIQKNASIEIPVIVLSVISVLVGLRGMAIVALSISDPVHDVVAAMARVERGQIATRVDVYERSEIGRLQSGFNRMVAGLAERDRLRDLFGRHVGTDVALRAVSDADTLSGEVREAAVLFVDLVGSTQLAQSRSPAEVAHVLNEFFQIVVDAVDERHGLINKFQGDAVLAVFGAPLPSTHSASDALATARALTAALRRLPVVDFGIGVSAGPVFAGNLGAEHRYEYTVIGDAVNEAARLADRAKAADERALCSQPALDRADHAERAHWREHSREVLRGRLEPTRMSVPT from the coding sequence ATGACGGCGAGCAGGCTGAAGGTTCGCTACGCCCTGGCTCTCGTCCTCGCCCAGATCCTGGCGGCCGTCGAGCTCACTTTCCTGGTGATGCCGCTGCGCCACGAATTGGTGCCGCAGGCGGAGACCGTGTTCGGAACCGACACCTTGGTCGCCTCGATCGCGCTGTCGGTAGTCGGCTTCGCCGCCTCGATCGGTTACGCGATCCTGGTCGTCGATCGCAGATTGCGCTGGTTCACCACGGGTCAACCGCCGACGGCTCGGGACCGGCGGTTCGTCGAGGGCCTGCTGCGCAATCAGTCAGCGCTGCTGACGGTCATCTGGTTGATCAGCGGCACGGTCCTGTTCGCCATCAACCGCGACGGCGGGGTGGTGGCGGCCTGGCTGATCGGAATGGCGGTGTTGTTCGGTCTCACCACATCGACCGGCGCCGCCCTGTTGCTCATCCAGCGGCCCATGCGGCCGATCACCGCAGCCATCATGGGGTCGGCCCCGGGCCGCGACACCGCTCCGGGAGTGCTGCCCCGGCTGTTGCTGATGTGGCTGATGACCAGTGCACTGCCGAGCATCGGCATCGCGGTGGTGGTGCTGATGCGCTCGACCGGCTGGATCATCCAGAAGAACGCGTCCATCGAGATACCCGTGATCGTGCTGTCGGTCATCTCGGTCCTGGTCGGGCTACGCGGGATGGCGATCGTCGCGCTGTCGATCTCCGATCCGGTCCACGACGTCGTCGCCGCCATGGCCCGGGTCGAACGGGGCCAGATCGCCACCCGGGTCGACGTCTACGAGCGCTCCGAAATCGGGCGTCTGCAAAGTGGTTTCAACCGGATGGTCGCCGGGTTGGCCGAACGCGACCGGCTGCGCGACCTGTTCGGCCGCCACGTGGGGACGGATGTGGCGCTGCGCGCGGTCAGCGACGCCGACACTCTCTCCGGTGAAGTGCGGGAGGCCGCCGTCCTGTTCGTCGATCTCGTCGGCTCGACCCAACTGGCGCAGAGCCGTTCACCGGCCGAGGTGGCCCACGTGCTCAACGAGTTCTTCCAGATCGTCGTCGACGCCGTCGACGAGCGCCACGGGCTGATCAACAAGTTTCAGGGTGACGCGGTGCTGGCGGTCTTCGGTGCGCCGCTGCCCAGCACGCATTCGGCGTCCGATGCGCTGGCGACCGCCCGTGCGCTCACGGCCGCGCTGCGCCGGCTGCCGGTGGTGGACTTCGGCATCGGCGTATCGGCCGGGCCGGTGTTCGCCGGAAACCTCGGGGCCGAGCATCGCTACGAGTACACCGTGATCGGCGATGCGGTCAACGAGGCTGCGCGCCTTGCCGATCGGGCCAAAGCCGCCGACGAACGCGCCCTCTGTTCGCAGCCGGCGCTGGACAGGGCCGACCACGCCGAGCGTGCCCACTGGCGAGAGCACTCCCGCGAAGTGCTGCGCGGCCGCCTCGAGCCGACCCGGATGTCCGTCCCCACCTGA